One genomic segment of Belonocnema kinseyi isolate 2016_QV_RU_SX_M_011 chromosome 2, B_treatae_v1, whole genome shotgun sequence includes these proteins:
- the LOC117168415 gene encoding translocon-associated protein subunit delta, whose protein sequence is MKSFIVLFIATLVVSAASAESCQKPKVEASAYVTEDATVLTKIAFTTQFTLQCSNGVKGISLYAEVNGKALPAVKLSADNKYQVSWTEDIKKAHSGDYSVKLYDEEGYSAIRKAYRNAEDPSSVKPLAVVVVNNPGVYLGPWINSEFLAVLLAALVSYTAFSAKSKLLA, encoded by the exons ATGAAATCGTTCATTGTGCTTTTCATTGCTACCCTTGTAGTTTCTGCAGCGTCTGCTGAAAGTTGTCAAAAACCGAAAGTCGAAGCTTCAGCCTATGTTACTGAGGATGCTACTGTTCTTACAAAAATCGCTTTTACCACACAATTTACGTTACAATGCAGTAACGGAGTTAAAGGAATTTCTCTTTACGCAGAGGTCAATGGAAAAGCTTTACCAGCTGTTAAATTGAGCGCCGATAACAAATATCAG GTATCGTGGACAGAGGATATCAAAAAAGCCCACTCAGGTGACTACAGCGTGAAACTCTACGACGAGGAAGGTTACTCCGCTATACGCAAAGCTTACAGAAATGCAGAAGATCCCAGCAGTGTGAAGCCTTTAGCAGTAGTGGTTGTCAATAACCCAGGTGTTTATCTAGGGCCATGGATCAATTCTGAATTTTTGGCGGTGCTTTTAGCAGCCCTTGTTTCATACACTGCGTTTTCCGCAAAATCTAAGCTTCTCGCGTAA
- the LOC117168413 gene encoding proteasome assembly chaperone 2, with translation MITLKEEVDLKHHILILPSVAVGNVGQLTVDLLISSLQLRRIGHFSNSSFIPVVGTDPYDENSKEICTAADLYHSPHHKIVVLQIRSAVIKRLSQLFTELRNFIKYHQMTKVIILTSSYSHEIRDVQLQSVPLRYIASKHLPPEEKSQFQSLSWIQLEPKMVDYIDSEGILQIPGGGFAKCLLETLEKDEIPCVVLLRFCSEGDNIPDGLDLLKYLNQWMSLIPQGADSHLAIKYPSSWKFLFGNSPPSEIY, from the exons atgaTCACGCTGAAAGAAGAAGTAGATTTGAAGCATCATATATTAATTCTTCCATCAGTGGCGGTTGGGAATGTCGGACAGTTAACTGTTGATTTGCTGATTTCTAGCCTCCAACTTCGAAGAATAGGGCACTTCTCGAATTCTTCTTTTATTCCAGTTGTAGGAACAGATCCTTATgacgaaaattcaaaagaaatttgcaCCGCAGCTGACTTATATCACAGCCCACACCACAAAATTGTTGTCCTTCAGATTCGCTCAGCTGTGATCAAAAGGTTATCACAATTATTTACTGAATTACGGAATTTTATAAAGTACCACCAAATGACGAAG GTCATCATTCTAACCAGTAGTTACAGCCATGAGATAAGAGACGTCCAATTACAGTCAGTTCCATTGCGCTACATTGCTTCGAAACATCTACCGCCTGAAGAAAAGTCCCAATTTCAAAGTTTATCTTGGATACAACTAGAACCTAAGATGGTTGATTACATCGATTCTGAAGGCATTTTACAAATTCCTGGTGGTGGTTTTGCAAAATGCCTCTTGGAAACtcttgaaaaagatgaaattccttGCGTTGTTCTACTTCGATTCTGCTCGGAAGGGGACAATATTCCTGATGGTCTGGatttgctcaaatatttaaaccaGTGGATGTCATTGATTCCACAAGGTGCTGATAGTCACTTGGCAATCAAATATCCTTCatcttggaaatttttgtttggaaactcCCCACCGTCAGAAATATACTAA